From the Megalops cyprinoides isolate fMegCyp1 chromosome 21, fMegCyp1.pri, whole genome shotgun sequence genome, one window contains:
- the clptm1l gene encoding LOW QUALITY PROTEIN: cleft lip and palate transmembrane protein 1-like protein (The sequence of the model RefSeq protein was modified relative to this genomic sequence to represent the inferred CDS: substituted 1 base at 1 genomic stop codon), with translation MYCPCYAKXLTNSLDGMFQKTSFTTLIVGVFVVYVLHTCWVMYGIVYTKPCDNPKRENCIIPYLAEKPRLQLSIYTSLKPNGEGGQNLVLKVEDFDIHSKFERTVNVSLPKKTRNNGTLYTLVFVHQSGISPWQDSRQVHQVAQLTTYMLPKPPEVSLISGQDAPQPVEQKGTSDTTIDKPVSHWRSRLTLNIVAEDFTFDREALPSDVHRYLRVFQIGKKMVYLPLLFVDELSNRVKDLMEINSSTTELPLTVSYDTISLGKLRFWIHMQDAVYSLQQFGFTEKDADEIKGIFVDTNLYFLALTFFVAAFHLLFDFLAFKNDISFWKKKKSMVGMSSKAVLWRCFSTIVIFLYLLDEQTSLLVLIPAGIGSVIEVWKVKKAFKIQVLWKSMKPTFLFGKSDESEKRTEEYDTLAMKYLSYLLYPMCFGGAVYSLIYVKYKSWYSWLINSLVNGVYAFGFLFMLPQLFVNYKLKSVAHLPWKAFMYKAFNTFIDDVFAFIITMPTSHRLACFRDDVVFLIYLYQRWLYPVDKSRVNEYGVSYDEKPKDKSHKD, from the exons atgtactGCCCTTGCTACGCAAAGTAGCTCACAAACTCACTGGACGGCATGTTTCAGAAAACGTCTTTCACGACTCTTATAGTCGGGGTGTTCGTCGTGTACGTGTTACACACCTGCTGGGTAATGTATGGCATCGTTTATACTAAACCTTGTGATAACCCCAAAAGAGAAAATTGCATCATTCCCTACCTGGCAGAAAAACCTCGATTGCAG CTCAGCATTTACACGTCTTTGAAACCGAACGGTGAAGGTGGCCAGAACCTGGTCCTCAAAGTGGAGGACTTCGATATACATTCCAAGTTTGAGAG GACAGTGAATGTGTCCCTGCCGAAGAAAACACGGAACAACGGGACTCTGTACACCCTGGTGTTTGTGCACCAATCGGGTATTTCGCCATGGCAGGACAGCCGGCAGGTGCACCAGGTGGCTCAGCTTACTACATACATGCTGCCCAAACCTCCGGAGGTCAGCCTCATCTCTGGCCAGGATGCCCCACAG CCAGTGGAACAGAAGGGCACGAGCGACACCACGATAGACAAACCTGTTTCACACTGGAGGTCCCGCCTCACCCTGAACATTGTGGCGGAGGACTTCACCTTCGACCGTGAGGCCTTGCCCAGCGACGTGCACCGCTACCTGAGAGT ATTTCAGATTGGAAAGAAGATGGTGTATCTCCCGCTGCTATTTGTGGATGAACTGAGCAACAGAGTGAAGGACTTGATG GAGATTAACAGCAGTACAACTGAACTTCCCCTCACTGTATCTTACGACACCATTTCCCTGGGAAAACTGCGCTTCTGGATCCACATGCAAGATGCTGTCTATTCGCTACAGCAGTTTG gcTTCACAGAAAAAGATGCAGATGAAATCAAGGGCATTTTTGTGGACACCAATCTGTACTTCTTAGCACTGACATTCTTTGTGGCTGCATTCCAT ctcctgtttgattttcttgcttttaaaaatgatataagcttctggaagaagaaaaaaagtatgGTCGGGATGTCCAGCAAGGCAG tGCTCTGGAGATGTTTCAGCACCATTGTGATTTTCCTGTACTTGCTAGACGAGCAAACAAGCCTGCTGGTGCTCATTCCTGCTGGAATAGGCTCTGTTATCGAG gtgtggaAGGTTAAGAAGGCCTTCAAAATACAGGTGCTGTGGAAAAGCATGAAACCAACATTCCTG TTCGGAAAATCAGATGAGTCTGAGAAGAGGACAGAAGAGTATGACACTCTG GCAATGAAATACCTGTCATATTTGCTCTACCCTATGTGTTTCGGTGGAGCCGTATACTCTTtgatttatgtaaaatacaaaag TTGGTACTCCTGGCTGATTAACAGTTTGGTGAATG GAGTGTACGCATTTGGGTTCCTCTTCATGCTACCTCAACTTTTTGTAAATTACAAG TTAAAATCAGTGGCGCATTTACCATGGAAGGCATTCATGTACAAA GCCTTCAACACCTTCATCGATGATGTCTTTGCCTTCATTATCACCATGCCCACCTCCCATAGGCTAGCCTGTTTCCGTGATGACGTGGTGTTCCTCATCTACCTATACCAGAGATG GCTTTACCCTGTAGACAAGAGCAGAGTGAATGAGTATGGAGTGTCATACGACGAGAAGCCCAAAGACAAATCTCACAAGGACTAA
- the mrs2 gene encoding magnesium transporter MRS2 homolog, mitochondrial — translation MEVCFRLLSQGGLWRTLERRVGFFPVLFSHCLTCRNVHGSSRFTHRPPSHHLSRRTDTNHRLLQRSSRNSFFCRHRVTDTSQATLSSVVPVFVVMKFDKEGNVTSFERKKTELYQELSLQARDLRFQHVTSITARNNCIIIRMESLKAVVTPQCLLVLDFRGMGLERWLVRELGPQLAGDGTLATSSLPFEFRAIEAILQHRVNTLQARLSEVQPLILDTLESLVDPKLLSADRSKLHVLLQNSKSLSELETDIKVFRESLLKILDEEELVDELCLTKWTDPQVFEESSLGIDHAEEMELLLENYYRQAEDLGNKTRELKGLIDDSESVIFINLDSHRNVMMRLNLQLTMGTFSLSLFGLMGVAFGMNLESSFEEDPRVFWLVTGFMFLGSGLIWRRLLSFLGRHLEPSTPPPIPPVWKRNPGSTLKGPEMKGGLR, via the exons ATGGAGGTATGCTTCCGACTGCTTTCTCAAGGTGGTCTGTGGAGAACACTAGAACGAAGAGTCGGCTTTTTTCCTGTCCTCTTTTCCCACTGTTTGACATGCAGAAATGTGCATGGATCAAGTCGTTTTACCCACCGACCTCCTTCGCACCATTTGTCGCGGAGAACAGACACGAATCACCGGCTGTTGCAAAGGTCAAGTAGGAACT caTTTTTCTGTCGCCACAGAGTGACGGATACCTCACAAGCAACCCTTTCTAGTGTAGTGCCAGTGTTTGTAGTG atgaaaTTTGACAAAGAAGGGAATGTAACCTCTTTTG agagaaagaagacCGAGCTGTACCAGGAGCTGAGCCTGCAGGCCCGGGACCTGAGGTTCCAGCACGTCACCAGCATCACAGCACGCAACAACTGCATCATCATCCGCATGGAG TCCCTGAAGGCTGTGGTGACGCCCCAGTGCCTGCTGGTCTTAGATTTCCGCGGCATGGGTCTGGAGCGCTGGCTGGTCAGGGAGCTGGGGCCTCAGCTAGCCGGGGACGGAACCCTGgccacctcctctctccctttcgaGTTCAGAGCCATTGAAGCCATTCTGCAGCACAGG GTGAACACGCTGCAAGCCAGGCTAAGCGAAGTGCAACCCCTGATCCTTGATACACTGGAGTCCCTGGTGGACCCAAAACTGCTCTCTGCAGACCGCAGCAAGCTGCATGTGCTCCTGCAGAACAGCAAGAG CCTGTCAGAGCTCGAGACTGACATTAAAGTCTTCAGAGAGTCTCTGCTAAAGATCCTAGATGAGGAGGAGCTGGTTGATGAGCTGTGCCTCACCAAGTGGACGGACCCGCAGGTGTT TGAGGAGAGCAGCCTGGGAATTGATCATGCAGAGGAGATGGAGCTGCTCCTAGAAAACTACTACAGGCAGGCGGAGGACCTGGGCAACAAGACGCGGGAACTCAAAGGACTCATCGACGACTCGGAGAGCGTCATCTTCATCAACCTGGACAG CCACCGGAATGTGATGATGCGGCTGAACCTGCAGCTCACCATGGGAACCTTTTCCCTGTCACTGTTTGGCCTGATGGGTGTGGCTTTCGGGATGAACCTGGAATCCTCTTTTGAAGAG GACCCACGTGTGTTCTGGCTGGTGACAGGGTTCATGTTCCTGGGAAGTGGGCTGATTTGGAGACGTCTGCTCTCCTTCCTGGGTCGGCACCTGGAGCCCTCCACACCGCCTCCG ATCCCACCCGTCTGGAAGAGGAACCCAGGGAGCACCTTGAAAGGACCAGAGATGAAGGGAGGCTTGAGATGA
- the LOC118796550 gene encoding probable thiopurine S-methyltransferase isoform X2, producing the protein MSAQADRVMALSEWEERWQEGRIGFHQPCVHKMLERNIDKVLCGRERVRFFFPLCGKAVDMKWLADMGHSVVGVEISEKGIKEFFEEQNLSYTEEAVPDIPEARLFKSSDGKISLYQCDLFKFSSTVAGQFGGIWDRGSLVAINPCDRQRYASLIISLMDKDCRYLLDTFLYNPELYKGPPFFVPDEDVKNLFDAFEERHKQWGVDYLTEKVHLLTPKAN; encoded by the exons ATGAGTGCCCAGGCAGACAGAGTGATGGCCCTCAGCGAATGGGAGGAGAGGTGGCAGGAGGGGAGAATTGGCTTCCATCAGCCGTGTGTACACAA GATGCTGGAAAGGAACATTGACAAAGTCCTGTGTGGACGAGAGAGAGTTCgatttttcttccctctctgtgggAAAGCTGTGGACATGAAATG GTTGGCAGACATGGGCCACTCTGTGGTTGGAGTGGAGATATCCGAGAAGGGGATCAAAGAGTTCTTTGAGGAGCAGAACCTGAGTTATACTGAGGAAGCCGTGCCAGACATACCTGAAGCCCGGCTATTCAAG AGCTCTGATGGAAAGATATCATTGTATCAGTGTGACCTATTTAAATTCTCCAG CACGGTTGCTGGCCAGTTTGGGGGGATCTGGGACCGGGGATCCTTGGTGGCTATCAACccctgtgacagacagag GTATGCCAGCCTAATCATTTCTTTAATGGACAAGGATTGTCGATATCTCTTGGACACTTTTCTGTACAATCCAGAGTTGTATAAAG GTCCACCATTTTTTGTGCCTGACGAGGATGTAAAAAACCTTTTTG ATGCTTTTGAGGAAAGACACAAACAGTGGGGCGTGGATTATCTGACAGAGAAAGTTCACCTTCTTACTCCCAAGGCCAATTGA
- the LOC118796550 gene encoding probable thiopurine S-methyltransferase isoform X1 — protein sequence MSAQADRVMALSEWEERWQEGRIGFHQPCVHKMLERNIDKVLCGRERVRFFFPLCGKAVDMKWLADMGHSVVGVEISEKGIKEFFEEQNLSYTEEAVPDIPEARLFKSSDGKISLYQCDLFKFSSTVAGQFGGIWDRGSLVAINPCDRQRYASLIISLMDKDCRYLLDTFLYNPELYKGPPFFVPDEDVKNLFGMTCDIQLLTSADAFEERHKQWGVDYLTEKVHLLTPKAN from the exons ATGAGTGCCCAGGCAGACAGAGTGATGGCCCTCAGCGAATGGGAGGAGAGGTGGCAGGAGGGGAGAATTGGCTTCCATCAGCCGTGTGTACACAA GATGCTGGAAAGGAACATTGACAAAGTCCTGTGTGGACGAGAGAGAGTTCgatttttcttccctctctgtgggAAAGCTGTGGACATGAAATG GTTGGCAGACATGGGCCACTCTGTGGTTGGAGTGGAGATATCCGAGAAGGGGATCAAAGAGTTCTTTGAGGAGCAGAACCTGAGTTATACTGAGGAAGCCGTGCCAGACATACCTGAAGCCCGGCTATTCAAG AGCTCTGATGGAAAGATATCATTGTATCAGTGTGACCTATTTAAATTCTCCAG CACGGTTGCTGGCCAGTTTGGGGGGATCTGGGACCGGGGATCCTTGGTGGCTATCAACccctgtgacagacagag GTATGCCAGCCTAATCATTTCTTTAATGGACAAGGATTGTCGATATCTCTTGGACACTTTTCTGTACAATCCAGAGTTGTATAAAG GTCCACCATTTTTTGTGCCTGACGAGGATGTAAAAAACCTTTTTG GGATGACCTGTGACATCCAATTACTGACTTCTGCAGATGCTTTTGAGGAAAGACACAAACAGTGGGGCGTGGATTATCTGACAGAGAAAGTTCACCTTCTTACTCCCAAGGCCAATTGA
- the LOC118796411 gene encoding protein phosphatase 1 regulatory subunit 36, which translates to MMCPKKGNKNCVTIEDIKQATVLLLQEESVPIPLSFLHVMKRPELDTFLASLLLYMSCYFERETLEKKTTPHMMEQSLTELKMLAEARAKVDLSLKQLAIHYSTLLLEVSLPLLSSRRGKASSTNKDRELFECLYSFLCYAAWVTFSRKDLRGIQEEVGRLLYSDIFNPARKIRDKERKAVQAQKEGEKEGKEPPPTAPDESEPARRLDLSKVLTQRTPLMEALLPPVGQAASQLSSTARSQNDPMMQISPKEILLDELNAQLASLSFGILGKPLSQFSGPTLLPQGVESKDEEKEDEEEKDSGNRTQSRKTSDVDKLGGPSRENAVSRATTEGVSSDPE; encoded by the exons ATGATGTGTCCCAAGAAGGGCAACAAGAACTGTGTCACCATAGAGGATATTAAGC AGGCCACGGTCCTGCTGCTACAGGAGGAGTCTGTCCCCATCCCTCTGTCCTTCCTGCACGTAATGAA GCGCCCTGAGCTGGACACGTTTCTAGCCTCCCTCCTGCTATACATGTCCTGCTATTTTGAGAGAGAGACTCTGGAGAAGAAGACCACGCCCCATATGAT GGAACAGAGTCTGACGGAGCTGAAAATGCTGGCGGAAGCGCGTGCCAAAGTGGACCTGTCCCTGAAGCAGCTGGCCATCCACTACTCCACGCTGCTCCTAGAGGTGTCCCTGCCCTTGCTGTCTTCCCGCAG GGGAAAAGCGTCATCCACTAACAAGGACAGAGAGTTATTTGAG TGCCTCTATAGCTTCTTGTGCTACGCTGCATGGGTGACATTCAGCCGGAAGGATCTTCGGGGCATCCAGGAGGAGGTGGGCAGGCTTCTGTACTCGGACATCTTCAACCCTGCACGGAAGATCCGGGACAAGGAGAGGAAGGCCGTCCAGGCccagaaagagggggagaaggagggcaAAGAACCTCCCCCCACCGCCCCTGACGAAAG CGAGCCAGCACGGAGGCTGGACCTGAGCAAGGTGCTGACACAGCGCACCCCGCTGATGGAGGCCCTGCTACCACCTGTGGGGCAAGCTGCCTCGCAGCTGTCCAGCACTGCCCGGTCGCAGAATGACCCCATGATGCAGATCAGCCCCAAGGAGATCCTGCTGGACGAGCTCAATGCTCAGCTCGCCTCTCTCAG TTTTGGGATCTTGGGGAAGCCCCTGAGCCAGTTCAGCGGGCCCACCCTCCTGCCACAGGGGGTGGAGAGCAAGGACGAGGaaaaggaggatgaggaggagaaagacTCCGGTAACCGAACACAAAGCAGGAAGACCTCCGACGTGGACAAGCTCGGCGGGCCCAGCCGGGAGAACGCTGTCTCCAGAGCCACCACCGAGGGAGTGAGCTCGGACCCAGAGTGA